CTTGAATTGTATCTTTTAGTATCAGAGACAATACTGGCAGGTTTAAAACAATGAAATATGCCAAGAAAGATGTATATACATACTTGATATCCCCGCATCCGCGTATGCAAAGATATAAAAGGCATTTTTCGAAACCAAataccaataaaaatacaatattaaTGCGAGTCTGTACAGAATTCTTGCCAACTAATCCTTGAATAATTGCAGAGTAACACTACAAAATTATAAACACTGGCAAAATCAACCAGAGCTTTGTCTTGAGTTGCAATCAGTTAATGGCACCTTTGTTCATCTGTTCCCAAACAATAGTGAACCTTCTCACCTATCACCATAAAACAAGACAATAACATCTCAGTGATCTCACGCAGCCTCCAACTCCTGGGTCTCTGGGGATTCCTTGAGAAAGTCAAGGCGAGTCTGCTTGGTTCGCTTGCAACGTGCTAGAGAAAGGAAAGGGTCAATGGGGTTGTCTTAGCTTAGTTTCAAAAGCGATTTCAATTctctaaaaagaaaatttatgaaGTGATAAAGTAAAAGGGTACACACCCCTTGCATCAATACTTCCATTCCAAGTTCTCACCAAGTACTTTAATGTTGATTACTCTCAATTATCACTTTACAAATCTCTTCACTTTATAGGATTCAAATCCTGAAATCCTGGGGGAAGAAAGGACTAAATAAGATGTTTCAATGTATACCTTCAGTTCTGTTTTGCTTGTTGGATGCAACCACAGAAGACTTCCACTTCTCATATTCACCCTTTTCCATTTGTTTGCGTCTCTTATAACTTGAAAGCTGGACGTACAAAAGATTTTATAATCAACTTCAGCAGCACAAAAGTGAAGACCTCAATAATCATAAGAAATTGGAATGGCTGACTTTGCAGCATAATGTTCAATCATTTATGATAAATGCAAAGGAAATGTATACCATCCTAACAACATATTGGGGAGTAAGGTTATAGAGGAAGAGAGATCAAAAGTCATAACACAGTGGCTTTGCATTTAACCGACCCATAATTATGAGATGACTTCAAATCATTATAAATACTATAATTGAATTGTAATTAGAAGCAGTTAACAATGACTCTACGCCATAAAGAGGGACCGCTACTGAATAGGCAGATGCTCATATAATTAAGATATTGTCACAGACCAATTTGAGAAAGCATATACACCGGAAAAATGTGAGATATCTAAGTGACCAATTTAGCtctttattagattttattattgaattaattcACCAGCCAGTCTGTTGAATACTATGGTTCTACAATTGGACTTTGGATTTACTTTTGGTAATGACTAATGATGGCTCAACTGTTGCATTAGGCAGTTACTAACTATAACTAAATCATACATTACAGCCAGGCAATATTGGATACAAAGTAATGGACAGTGAGCTATGATAGATGTGTCCCATTGAACTTAGACTTAATGGAAGCATTTCTACAAGGATCAACCCATACATAATAGTGGTGAAGAATTTGCAATCTAGCTCTCTTTGAAACAAAATTAACTCGAAGAGAAATTATTTACTCATTGATAAATCCATATTTTATTGCAGTTTTTGAGTTGAAAAGAGTAGAATTTATCAATTTAACTTGCACTTAATCCTTGTAAATGCATGCTTTTGTGAATTCTCTCCTAATTGAGTTTAATTGAGTAAACATGTTCTTAGGCctttaaatttgtcaaatgaATTTCAATTCTCATTCCATTTGATACATTGATGTGTTTGTTCAAgttgtttaaggtttaggaggcactCAATTAAGCTCTAATGAGATTATTCATTATTACCTCTGGACCTTCATCAGACAAATAACCACCATCCTCAGGTTTCCTTTTGCTAGGTAAAACATCAAGCAGTTCTGCACAGAAAGGGAGAGAAGCAGCAAAGTAACTACTTATGCAATTTACTATTTGAAGAGAACTGAAGAAAAGTAAAAGCCGAACAAACTGTCTTCAATCAATCCGCTGCTCAAAATGATACAAGATCACCATAGATAAATGAGATGTACCTCGATTTGACTTCACTTCTCTCGGATCCTTCTTCTCTTTAGCAACCCCAAAAACATCATGACACAAGTCCTTCATGGTAGTAGAAACCTGCAGGAGCCATCAACATCAAAACTCAAACCATAATTAATGACATCGTACACAAAAGCTAAtacacatattatatatataacactaATCATAGAAACATATAAGCTCACATCACTTACATTAGAAAATTCAGATTCAGATGTACCACAAAGCTCAATCAGCCTAACCTTATCAACTTTAAGctgcaaaacaaaagaaaaggacAAGAAGCAATAACAAATGTTAAACCAAATCTGTAAAATGCATGATATACTACGCTCTACATCACCACAGATCACTTGAAAGCTACCATGTGTTTCTTTGCACATAAATAAAAAGCAACGGCGGTAAACACAGGACGAGTAAAGTCAGCACTTGCACGACGAGACGCTGGCAATGAAGCAGTAAACCGGTCCTTGTAACTAAGGCAAAGAAGAAACAACTAGTCAACACAAACATGCACAAAGACTGAACCACAAGTAACAAAAACTGGTTTTCCATTTGCAAATTTAATCTAAGaagcattttctcaaacacctGTCAGGTGCTAGGAAAGCAAGGAACTTACAGCTTGAGCCCCTCCCGAACCAAAGGGATAATCCGAACGCATCCAAACTGAATCGCCAATTCCCTTACATCTAGCTTCATCCTATAATTACAAATTACTCAATTAGTGTTCACCCAAAAAGGGACAAAACCaaaggggaaaaagaaaaagagggaaTTAGGATGGGAAAAAACGAACTTGACCCCAAGACCGTTGTGGAGTGAATTGTAGCATCGGATGTAAGCCTTTTCTGATAAGCCGCTGAGCCTCACCGCACAAGATCGATCGAACAGAACCCCGAGTCTGGTACACGCGCTCACACGTTATAAAAACCCATAAACCCACGAATCAGAATCAATCaaagtgaataaataaataaaaagaaggtACCTGGTAGCGGCGATTTCCAAGCAGATGAGAGCTTTGGCAACTTCTCCctgcaaaaaaataattaaaattaaaattacagatttgatttttttaatggaCATTGAAATGGAATGGAGCTTACGACTCCGATGATGGAGGAATCAAAGAGAACATCGGAGAGGCGACGGAGCTCGGCGGCTTTGCGGACGACAAGTTTAGAGTCAGAGAGCGAAAGCTTCTTTGCTAACTCTGAAAGATCCATTGCTGTTTCAGTTGTGTGTATGTCGGAAAGGGAAATGTGAGGGAGAGGGGGCAAATGGTAATGCTGATGATGGGCACGAAGCAGAGGAGATGGTTTTGCTTTTGCCATATTTTTCTactctttattattattgttttctgtGAATCGGTCTTTTTTTTCGAATCTATTCTGGCGCCCTCTGCTTGCCGAGAATCTGTTTTGGCGCCCTCCTCCATTTTTGCCTTTGCTTTCATTGGCGGCTTTTTTTTTTAGCTAATACTTTAAAGTTTGGTACCATTTAATTTCTCTGTtatataatttgtaaaaaaagatttatttttaagtattaaaaataataaaaatatgattggttggttttattttcaaaatgtatttttaataattttaaaatcacaaaactatatttttattaaatgtactattttagttatttatttttttgttaaattaacaattaattttttataaagtatCAATGTgaaataaattactattttattacactattttagaaaaatttgttATCTCTTATATATAGTTGGTTTTATATTTcctataatattatataacaaTAGAAAACATCaattgaaacaaaaaatcaaaactaaaattaattttacaccaaacgaattaattaattaatattaaaatttattaatgttacaattttttcacaattatttattaataaaataatgaataaataaatattaaagttaaaaaaatttaaaagaaaaagccaactttcttatcaatatttttaagttttttatgtactcttttaatttttattatttacacttttataattgattatcgatttaaaaattatttctatagcaaatttattttttaaaacaaaaatatgaaggtcaaaaataaagaaagttaACAAATATATGTTAATTCGGAGAGTACGtactcaatattaaataaaattaaaaaaataaaaaaattcatattttaattttaattagagcTCTATCTTTCCTTAATTACTATTTCAAGGATTACCTGAAACCGTGATTTGGCCCTGAATGTGAGGTACAGACTCCTTATGAGGCAGCGTCTGACTTGTGCTGGTACCGAGACTCTTACGAGGCAGCGTCTGACTTGTGCTGGTACCGAAGTGTCGTCGTCTGAGGAAACCTCATGAGGAGGTGGGGATACCTGCAAGAGACCTCGATACTTAAGTTTTGATAAGGGCTTTAAGCAGCGATTTTAGTAGATTAGATTCTGAATATACCTGAGTGGGtcagtatatttataatggAGAGATAACCACCATTTTAGAGTAGTTCCATCTTTGTGGGTGGATAATCATTTCCTTTATCTTGAGAGTTTGTTGAAATCTATCTTCTAGATAAAGTAGA
The Arachis duranensis cultivar V14167 chromosome 5, aradu.V14167.gnm2.J7QH, whole genome shotgun sequence genome window above contains:
- the LOC107489387 gene encoding origin of replication complex subunit 6, coding for MAKAKPSPLLRAHHQHYHLPPLPHISLSDIHTTETAMDLSELAKKLSLSDSKLVVRKAAELRRLSDVLFDSSIIGVGEVAKALICLEIAATRLGVLFDRSCAVRLSGLSEKAYIRCYNSLHNGLGVKMKLDVRELAIQFGCVRIIPLVREGLKLYKDRFTASLPASRRASADFTRPVFTAVAFYLCAKKHMLKVDKVRLIELCGTSESEFSNVSTTMKDLCHDVFGVAKEKKDPREVKSNRELLDVLPSKRKPEDGGYLSDEGPELSSYKRRKQMEKGEYEKWKSSVVASNKQNRTEARCKRTKQTRLDFLKESPETQELEAA